TCCAGGGAAAGGTTCCGCAGCACTTCCAGGGTGCCGTAGTTATAAAAATAGCTATGGCCTCTTAATACGAGGCCGGCACCTTCACCATTACCGATCACGAAACGGGCGCCGGGCTGTACGAAAATTTTACCCGAGTCCATATAGAACTTATCGATGGTAAGATTGCCGCAGACGATCAATGTCCCTCCTTTAAGTGTAAGCATGTTATAGGCAGCCACGGGACCGTAATACCATTTGGTGGTACCGGCATTTAATACTTCACCGTCGGTTACCAACGGTTCTGTATTTGTGCAGGTTGCCATGGGGGCTGTTAAACATTGACTGAACAGGTGGGAGAGCGGGGTGCAGGCCAGGCATAAAACAATGACCAGGTACATGAAAAGGTTTTTCATACTGTTGAATTTTAGGATATAGAATTTGCCGGTGTTTATAATAGCAGCAACCAATACCAGCGGTTTGCAGCAGTTGCATGGTAAACCTATGGACTTACCCGGCGAAAATGTAATGAACCTGCAGCAGTTGAAAAAAATGCTGCATTAGTTGTTGAAATCTGAACACAAACAGGAACAGGGGTGCTATTCCCCCAGCCATTTTTTAAAATTGACGATCCGTTCCCGGCTGACGATCATCTCTTTTTCAACCGCAGGGTTCAGGTTTATTTTAAAACGGTTGCCGGGGTATGCATGAATGACCAATATGGAATGTATGGAGATGATATAAGACCGGTTGATGCGGAAAAACAGCTGGGGATCAAGAATGGTTTCCAGTTCATCCATCCGGTATTCAATCAGGAATTTCCGGTTGTCGAACGTTTTAAAGAAAATGAACCGGTTATCGGAGAAGAAATAAGCAATTTCCTCCACGGCAATGGATAATAATTTCTGCTGGTAGGTTACCAGGAACCTTCTTTTGATCGCCTGTTGCAGGGAAGCTGTTCCAACCGCCTCGCCCGGGTAACTTCCATTGTGATCATTCCTGTTCTTTGGCAGATGTACATCCCCACCCGGTGGCCCTGGGTTCAGTAAATATTTTTGCAGGTATTCCAGGTTACTTACCCGGAAGGCAAGATAGACCAGGTGGTTGCTGCTGGATGTGATGATGAGTTTTGCTTCTATGTTCCGGTGTGTGGTTCCCAGGATCTGCCGGTTGATAAGTACCAGGTCGGGAAGGGGGGCGGTATTGATCCTTTTCAGTAATGTTTCCACATCTTTCACCGCCGGCAGCACTTCAATACTGCTGTCGATGGAGTACAGGGTACGTATCACTTTACGGACCACGTGTTTTTCCGGCTCCACTATTATTACTTTCATAGACGTTGAAATGGCTTACTTTAACTGCAAGTTCATTTTTTCGACTCACCCGTTCAAGTGCAACAGGAATGAACCGGAAGAATCAATGGATGAGTTGTGCCCTGTAGAAGCGGAATTTCAGCGGCGACAGAAAGAAAAGGCAAAGACTTTAAACCAAAGCATCAAGGTAAGAGACCGGGACGAGAGATAATCGGTGTTAAGAAATAAAATTTTATTTTAATCCGGGTTTATTGCAATGGTTTCAATGCCGGACTGTTCTCCAGGAATAACCGGAAATTATGATCAGGCCGGTTGATGACGTCATTATGTTCTTTAAGGCTGTGGACGAAAATGACCTGGTTTGACCTCAGCATAGATGCGTTCACTTCTTTTTCCCCGGGATTTATGAAAGGAATATTTTTTTCACGCAGGCCCTGCATCATTTTCTCAGACACTTCATCTGTTCCACCTCCTTTATTGGTATAAAGATTAACGAACCGGTGCGACGGGGCTGCCTGTATCCAGTTCGTGAATTTATCCACCTGGCTGTACAGGCCATCGAATAAAATGGTTTGCTTTACTTCCACCCCTCCGTTCTGTAATATATGTGCCATTATCCGGAAGGCGCCGCTGTGTCCCGCCAGAACAATGCTGCCTGCTTCCGTTCTTTTCCCAATGATCTTTTCCAGTTTTAATTTATCCAGCACATCCTGTAACAGCAGTTTAAAAATATCTTTCTGCTCCAGTTTACCGCCATAACTATCCGGTGCATTCTTTGCGGATTCGGGTAAAACAAGTACCGCATTCCGGTTTGCTGCCAGGAATTGTTTTGCCAGTTCGAAGTATTCGGCCGAGCTATCAATCGTATTTCGCCATCCGTGAAACCAGAAAACCACATCCACCTGCTTCTTTACCTTTAATTTTTGCGGCACCATGATAAGTACACTGCTGTCGCTGTAATGTTCAGCCGCTGCATAAAATATGTTGTCATAGCGATGTCCTTTGACCCTGCCGGTATCCGGGAAGGAAGTGTACGAAGAAGCAATGCGGAAAATGAGCGGCTCCGTTTGGGCTGCGCATTGGTTTGATAAAAAGAACAAAATAACAGGCAGTAGTTTGTACATGGATGGTAAAGTTAGAAATTTTAAACAAGGCCTCTTTACCCGAGGCAGCGATGATGCGATAAGTTTATACGGTTGTTAATGATCCTTAACAAATCATGGCAAGGTATATGTTTAGTTGGGTTTACAAGCATAAAAACAGAAACATGAAAAACCCAGGTCTAAAAACTTCCCTCTTTCCCTTCAGGTATTAAATCCCCTGAGCTAACATAAATTCAGATTTTCCGGCGATGCAGATCCAGGTCCGGCGGGCATCTCATGCCCGTAATAGAATTACCAAAATTAAGTTCCTGCCAGAGCTATCAATTTTCTGAGAAACCAGTTTCTCTTATTTATTATTTAATAACCTATAAATTAATCCACTATGAAATGTGTAAAATTTAAAAATGCAATTGCCGTTTTAGTGATCGTGGCTTTTGCATTCAGCGCCTGCAAAAAGGAAGATATTGCAAAACCTGTGGCTGGTGCAGCACCTCTCACCGATTCAGTACCCACGGCGGATACTGCCCTGGGATCTTTGGAGAAAGTCACCGTTGCGGGAACCTACTACATCAGTCCGCTTGGCAGTAATCTGACCGGCGATGGTTCATTGGGTAATCCCTGGAAAACATTGTACAAGGCAACGAATAATGTTGGTATTGCAGGGAGCATCATTCATGTTAAAGCAGGTACCTATACCGAAGCCAATCAATGCAACCTGGCCCCCGGGGTAAGTATTGAAGGAGAAGGTGCTGCCACTACCATTGTCCGGAGTGTAAAAACAGGCGACTGGTCAACATTCCTTTCATTGGAATCTGCTTCAGATGTCAACGGAAATCAAAGTATCTCAAACATTACTTTCAACGGACTGTATGTGAGTGAGACCAATTTTAAAACCTGGATGGGGATATGGGTGTCCCGCAGGAGCAATGTTGTTATCCGCGATTGCAAGATCATAAATTTCCGCGACCGGGGCGTAATATTTGACGGCAATGGGGTACAGAATCCTTTATCGGATCCCGGTCATTATGCCACCGGAAACAAGTTCTATAACAATACGATATTGAACTCAGCACAAAATAATGGCCAGTATGGTGCAGGTTGTTTAAATATCGGTGGTCAATCGGGGATGGAAATCTACGGTAATACCATTATTCAGAACCAGCGTCCGAATTTCAAAAATGGCTGGCCCATTAAGTATTGGGAGAATGGCTGGCTGAAAGGTGTGAAAATTTACAACAACACCCTTAAGAAAGCCTACTACCAGGGTACGTATCCGGGTGAGAACGGGGATTGGGACTTCGCCATTGAACTGTTCAACATCAGCGGCCTGGAAATTGCCAACAACAAGATCCAGGGCAGCATCGACCTGAACTACAACTACAAAGGTGCTTACAATTACTCTGCATGGATCCATCACAACGTATTGGATCACCCAACCGTAAACTCGAAATTTGAAAGCGGTATCATCCTCGAATTTGCAACACAATCCAGCATCATTGAAGACAACGTCATCAACAACAGCAGTACCGGTATCCAGTTCAACACCGGGGACCCGGCAATAGCGGTGGTTACACATACCCGGCTCCGGCGGGAGGATACAGCGCACTTACAAACAATATCATACGGCGTAATTTATTCTCCAACATTTACCGGGGCAACGGAAGCGGTATCGGTATTTTCAGCGAAGGAACAGACGACCCGTATGTGAACGGTTTGCATATATATAATAATACCATCGTTGCCAGGGCGGGTGATGCACCGTGGTGGGGTATCGATTTCTCATCGCAGCCAAAAGGCAACTGCAGCAATATTAATATCCGAAATAACATTGTAAACGGTTTTGCAGGTGCTTGGATCGTGGGATCAACAGGTAGTACCCGTATTACTGGTATGGTTTTAACGCATAATGATGCTTTTGGTAATGGAAATGGGAATAGCCCTTCCTGGCCAGCAGGCAACCCTGCCAGTTATACCTACAGTAATAATTCAGCGGTTAATCCTTTATTTCTATCTGCCACTGATTTTAAATTGCAGGCTGCATCACCCTGTATAAATACAGGAGTGAATGTAGGATTACTTTTTACCGGTATTGCTCCCGACAAGGGCTATGCAGAAACCGGACAGTGATAATTTAATATCCGGCCAATTAAGCAAAGAGTCTCAAAAGAGGCTCTTTGCTTTTAAGTACAAAGACGGGGGGGAAATGGTTCGTGACAGGGACCAGGGTGATGCCTGCATGCCGGGACCTGTATGAAAATGGAAAAATATATGCAAAAAAAGATCCCGTCCGCAATCAGCAAACGGGATCCTCTTATAACTTATTACTTAAAACCTCCTACTTATTCTTCGGCCTGTCCCTCATATAATCAAAACGCTTGCCGCTCACCTCAGCCATGTCGGGGATGGATTCCACTTTGTATTCTCCTGCATCGAGTTTTTTCTTGGTTGCTTCAAATGCCTTCAGGGTTGTTTCAATGTCTTCATCGGTATGGATGGCAGAAGGAATAAGGCGGTAAATGATATGTCCCTTTGGAATTACCGGGTATACCACAATGGAAGCAAATATGCTGTAATTCTCACGGAGGTCCATTACCATGGCAGTGGCTTCTTCCACGCCGCCCTTCATATACACCGGGGTAACCACGCTGTCGGTATTGCCGATATCAAATCCCCTTTCCTTTAAACCCTTTTGCAGTTTCAATGCATTGCTCCATAGTTTTTCTTTCAGCTCGGGGTGATTACGCAGCAGTTCAAGCCGTTTCAGGTTGCCCACCACCAACGGCATGGGTAAGCTCTTAGCAAATATCTGGCTGCGGATATTGTAGCGGATATAATCAATGATCTGCCGGTCGCCCGCAATGAAAGCGCCGATGGATGCCATTGATTTGGCAAACGTAGAGAAATAGAGATCAATTTTATCCTGGCATCCCTGCTCTTCACCGGCCCCGGCCCCGGTTTTACCAAGCGTGCCAAAACCATGTGCATCATCCACCAGCAGGCGGAATGAGTACGTATCTTTCAGCGCTGCGATCTCTGTTAATTTGCCCTGGTCGCCTGCCATTCCAAATACGCCTTCTGTGATTACGAGTATACCGCCGGTCCCCTGTTTTTCAACCAGGGCTGTGGCACGTTGTAATTGTTTTTCAAGATCAAGAAGGTCGTTGTGCTTGAATACATAGCGGTGGCCTGCGTGCAAACGCAATCCATCAATGATGCATGCATGGCTTTCGGCATCATATACGATGATATCGTGGCGGCTGCATAGTACATCAATGATGCTTACCATGCCCTGGTAACCATAATTAAGTAATGCAGCATCTTCCTTCATTACAAATGCAGCCAGTTCCGCTTCCAGTTGTTCGTGCAGGTCGCTGTTGCCGCTCATCATCCTTGCGCCCATGGGTAAAGCAAGTCCGTATTTGGCAGCACCTTCTGCATCGGCTTTGCGCACTTCGGGGTGGTTGGCCAGGCCCAGGTAGTTATTCAGGCTCCACACGATCATCTCTTTGCCGCGAAACTTCATGCGGCTTCCTATCTCACCTTCCAGTTTTGGGAATGCAAAATAGCCATGGGCCTTTGCACGATGCTGGCCGATGGGGCCATAATTCTTTATCAGTCTTTCAAAAATATCTGCCATAATTATAATTGTGAATTTACGATCGGGGGGTTAAAGAATCTTTGTTGTTTACGTTAATAATTGCAGCGCAAAATTAAGGTTTTGGAGGCAAAACGCATAACATTGGCATAACATGGAGGAGGGGCGGGATAAAACCGGTAATAATTACCTTTGTGCAAATTCAAAATATGAAGCGTAGGTACTTTCTCATTTCCTGTTTCCTGTTTCTTATTTCTTATTCCACTTCAGCCCAGGTAAACAGGCCAAAATTATTGGTGGGCCTGGTAGTGGACCAGATGCGTTGGGATTACCTGTACCGCTACCACGATATGTATGGCGCTGATGGATTCAAACGCCTGCTTAACCAGGGGTTTAGTTGTGAGAACACGATGATACCCTACACGCCTCCCGTAACAGGCGCCGGGCATACCTGTATTTACACGGGCAGTGTGCCGGCCATTCATGGCATTGTTGCCAATGATTGGATCGAAAGGGAGACCGGTAAGCGGATGTATTGTGCATCGGACAGTACGGTGAGGCCGGTTGGCTCTGCCAGTTTATGGGAAGGCCAGATGAGTCCACGCAATATGCTTACCAACAGCATTGCCGATGAACTGAGGCTGGCAACAAATTTCCGCAGCAAGTCAATTGGCATTGCATTAAAAGACAGGGGAGGGATATTCCCCGCGGGGCACAGCGCCAATGCCGCTTATTGGTTTGATGATAGAACAGGACAATGGATCACCAGCACCTA
This sequence is a window from Chitinophagaceae bacterium. Protein-coding genes within it:
- a CDS encoding aminotransferase class I/II-fold pyridoxal phosphate-dependent enzyme; this encodes MADIFERLIKNYGPIGQHRAKAHGYFAFPKLEGEIGSRMKFRGKEMIVWSLNNYLGLANHPEVRKADAEGAAKYGLALPMGARMMSGNSDLHEQLEAELAAFVMKEDAALLNYGYQGMVSIIDVLCSRHDIIVYDAESHACIIDGLRLHAGHRYVFKHNDLLDLEKQLQRATALVEKQGTGGILVITEGVFGMAGDQGKLTEIAALKDTYSFRLLVDDAHGFGTLGKTGAGAGEEQGCQDKIDLYFSTFAKSMASIGAFIAGDRQIIDYIRYNIRSQIFAKSLPMPLVVGNLKRLELLRNHPELKEKLWSNALKLQKGLKERGFDIGNTDSVVTPVYMKGGVEEATAMVMDLRENYSIFASIVVYPVIPKGHIIYRLIPSAIHTDEDIETTLKAFEATKKKLDAGEYKVESIPDMAEVSGKRFDYMRDRPKNK
- a CDS encoding LytTR family transcriptional regulator → MKVIIVEPEKHVVRKVIRTLYSIDSSIEVLPAVKDVETLLKRINTAPLPDLVLINRQILGTTHRNIEAKLIITSSSNHLVYLAFRVSNLEYLQKYLLNPGPPGGDVHLPKNRNDHNGSYPGEAVGTASLQQAIKRRFLVTYQQKLLSIAVEEIAYFFSDNRFIFFKTFDNRKFLIEYRMDELETILDPQLFFRINRSYIISIHSILVIHAYPGNRFKINLNPAVEKEMIVSRERIVNFKKWLGE